The Sorangiineae bacterium MSr11367 genome window below encodes:
- the argS gene encoding arginine--tRNA ligase encodes MHDPLEILKSLVRDAAVAALGPEYADVDPQVRRGQHADAQADLALGLAKRARKAPRAVAESLVAALPPNDLIERVEVAGPGFINVTFASSWLVKAATERLRDPRLGVVPAPAPERITIDYSAPNVAKEMHVGHLRSTVLGDALARLLEFRGHTVIRQNHVGDWGTPFGMLIEHLLDRRQQSSSDYEVSDLTAFYKEARRKFDDDPAFAERSRRRVVALQAGDAETLERWRALVDISKRYFETIYTALDITLQDRDVAGESFYNDRLTPLVAELQERGYAREDNGALCVFPTGFTNKDKEPLPLIVRKSDGGYGYATTDLAAIRYRLFDVEATRLLYVVGAPQTQHFSMVFTAAREIGWLKPPARAEHVAFGSVLGADRRMLRTREGDSVRLVDLISEAVARAEAVLETKAPDLDAETRTKVARMVGVGSLKYADLSNDRVKDYVFDVNRMVSFDGNTCGYLQYAHARIRSVFRKLDAAVELGPVELPATDDDAARAERTLVLNLLGLGAAVDAVETTLEPHRLTSYLYDLATSFTSFYEKCPILSSEGAMRASRLALAELTARTLSLGLGLLGISVPDRM; translated from the coding sequence ATGCACGACCCGTTGGAAATCCTGAAAAGCTTGGTTCGCGATGCCGCGGTGGCCGCCCTGGGGCCCGAGTATGCCGATGTGGATCCGCAGGTGCGCCGCGGCCAACACGCGGATGCCCAGGCCGATCTCGCGCTGGGCCTGGCCAAGCGTGCGCGCAAGGCGCCGCGCGCGGTGGCCGAGAGCCTCGTCGCCGCCCTACCGCCCAACGATCTGATCGAGCGGGTCGAGGTTGCCGGCCCCGGCTTCATCAACGTCACGTTCGCCTCGTCCTGGCTGGTGAAGGCGGCGACCGAGCGCCTGCGCGACCCGCGCCTCGGGGTGGTGCCCGCTCCCGCGCCGGAGCGGATCACCATCGATTACTCGGCGCCCAACGTCGCCAAGGAGATGCACGTGGGCCATCTGCGCAGCACGGTGCTCGGCGACGCGCTGGCGCGGCTGCTCGAGTTTCGCGGACACACGGTCATCCGGCAGAACCATGTAGGCGACTGGGGAACGCCGTTCGGCATGCTCATCGAGCACCTGCTCGATCGGCGGCAGCAATCGTCCAGCGATTACGAAGTATCGGACCTGACCGCCTTCTACAAGGAGGCGCGGCGCAAGTTCGATGACGACCCCGCCTTTGCCGAGCGCTCACGGCGACGCGTGGTGGCACTGCAAGCGGGCGACGCGGAAACGCTCGAACGCTGGCGCGCCCTGGTCGATATTTCGAAGCGGTATTTCGAGACGATTTACACCGCTTTGGACATCACCCTGCAGGACCGCGATGTCGCGGGGGAGAGCTTTTACAACGATCGCCTCACGCCCCTGGTCGCCGAGCTGCAAGAGCGCGGGTACGCGCGCGAGGACAACGGCGCGCTGTGCGTCTTTCCCACGGGGTTCACCAACAAAGACAAGGAGCCTCTCCCCCTCATCGTCCGCAAATCGGACGGCGGCTACGGCTATGCGACGACGGACCTGGCGGCGATCCGCTATCGGCTTTTCGACGTCGAGGCCACGCGGCTTCTCTACGTCGTGGGGGCACCGCAGACGCAGCACTTCAGCATGGTGTTCACCGCCGCGCGAGAGATCGGCTGGTTGAAGCCGCCGGCGCGCGCGGAGCACGTGGCGTTTGGCTCCGTGCTTGGGGCCGATCGGCGCATGTTGCGCACCCGTGAGGGGGACTCGGTCCGGCTGGTGGACCTCATTTCCGAGGCCGTGGCTCGCGCGGAGGCCGTGCTCGAAACGAAGGCACCGGACCTCGACGCGGAGACGCGCACCAAGGTCGCGCGCATGGTCGGCGTGGGGTCGCTCAAATACGCCGACCTCTCCAACGACCGGGTGAAGGATTACGTCTTCGATGTGAACCGCATGGTTTCCTTCGATGGGAACACGTGTGGGTATTTGCAATATGCACATGCGCGCATCCGCTCGGTGTTTCGCAAGCTGGATGCCGCCGTGGAGCTCGGCCCCGTGGAGCTGCCGGCCACCGACGACGATGCGGCACGCGCCGAGCGCACCTTGGTGCTGAACCTCCTGGGCCTCGGCGCCGCCGTCGATGCGGTGGAAACGACCTTGGAACCGCATCGGCTCACGAGCTACCTGTACGACCTCGCCACGTCGTTCACGTCGTTTTACGAGAAGTGCCCCATCCTATCCAGCGAGGGCGCGATGCGCGCGTCACGCCTCGCCTTGGCGGAGCTGACCGCGCGCACCTTGTCCCTGGGGCTCGGGCTACTCGGTATTTCGGTGCCCGATCGGATGTAG
- a CDS encoding beta galactosidase jelly roll domain-containing protein, translating to MARSWRTYAALSGLVMTSCASSSDGTVDSAESIDERMVAGNDAAPAVREHIALDAGWRFLRADASNAQSPQFDDAAWSSVNTPHTWNAKDGQDGNNDYYRGIGWYRRHVTPDARLAGKKLWLQFDGVNTVTDVWVNGTHLGQHQGGFARFRFDATAALRLGADNVIAVKVSNAANANIAPLNADFTFFGGIYRHVSIQVTDELSIRMLDYAGPGVYLRQRNVGTESATVDVTTKTWNNSARTRRIKTRTVVTNAAGAVVADSSTATRTLATKTGDQVTQTVSIARPRRWNGRTDPYSYKATVELVDVDTGVTTDSLTQPLGLRTFGLDANTGFSLNGNHLALHGVNRHQDRFDKGWALGEAEDVQDFDLMDEMGVNALRTAHYQQDQRVYDLADQRGYVVWTEIPLVNAITDNAAFRANADLQLRELIRQNYNHPSIVFWGIGNEQRTDDAATNSLLQSLADAVTSEDPDRLSTYAHNLGNTSGLISHAETTGFNKYYGWYSASSNDFAPWADGLHSSQPSRTIGISEYGAGASIVQHAENPPKPVPDSDWHPEEYQSMYHESHWTQMAARPYIWGTFVWNMFDFAADQRSEGDTYGRNDKGLVTYDRATRKDAFYWYKANWTPSPFVYITSRRWTDRTAATTTIKVYGTVDSARLTVNGNAVGGAVTSSNHVYTWANVTLSPGANVVEVTGNKAGVTYRDTVTWRVAP from the coding sequence ATGGCGCGATCTTGGCGAACGTATGCAGCCTTATCGGGACTCGTGATGACGAGCTGTGCATCCTCGTCGGACGGCACCGTTGATTCGGCAGAATCCATCGACGAAAGAATGGTGGCAGGGAACGATGCCGCGCCCGCTGTACGCGAGCACATCGCCTTGGATGCCGGCTGGCGCTTTCTGCGTGCGGATGCGTCGAATGCGCAGTCGCCGCAGTTCGACGACGCAGCCTGGTCGTCGGTGAATACGCCGCACACGTGGAATGCCAAGGACGGGCAAGACGGTAACAATGATTATTACCGCGGCATTGGATGGTACCGACGGCACGTTACGCCGGATGCCCGCCTGGCCGGGAAGAAGCTCTGGCTGCAGTTCGATGGCGTCAATACCGTAACGGACGTGTGGGTCAACGGTACGCACCTGGGGCAGCACCAGGGCGGGTTCGCACGGTTTCGGTTCGATGCGACGGCGGCCCTGCGGCTCGGCGCCGACAACGTCATCGCGGTGAAAGTGAGCAATGCGGCCAATGCGAACATTGCGCCGCTCAATGCGGACTTCACCTTCTTCGGCGGCATCTACCGGCACGTGAGCATTCAGGTCACCGACGAGCTGTCGATTCGCATGCTCGACTACGCAGGCCCCGGCGTCTACCTGCGGCAGCGCAACGTGGGGACGGAGTCGGCCACGGTCGACGTGACGACGAAGACGTGGAACAACAGCGCGCGCACGCGCCGCATCAAGACGCGCACGGTGGTGACCAATGCCGCGGGCGCCGTGGTCGCCGATTCGAGCACGGCCACCCGCACCTTGGCGACCAAGACGGGCGACCAGGTCACGCAGACGGTGAGCATTGCGCGCCCTCGGCGCTGGAATGGGCGCACCGATCCGTATTCGTACAAGGCGACGGTGGAGCTCGTGGATGTTGACACCGGTGTCACTACCGATTCGCTGACGCAGCCGCTCGGCCTGCGCACCTTCGGGCTCGATGCGAACACCGGATTTTCCCTCAATGGGAATCACCTGGCGCTGCACGGCGTGAATCGGCATCAGGACCGATTCGACAAAGGCTGGGCGCTGGGCGAGGCCGAGGATGTGCAGGATTTCGATTTGATGGATGAAATGGGCGTGAACGCGCTCCGAACCGCGCACTACCAGCAGGATCAGAGGGTGTACGATCTCGCGGACCAACGCGGGTACGTGGTCTGGACGGAGATCCCGCTGGTCAATGCCATCACGGACAACGCGGCGTTTCGGGCGAATGCCGATCTGCAGCTGCGGGAGTTGATTCGGCAGAATTACAATCATCCGTCCATCGTCTTTTGGGGCATCGGCAACGAGCAGCGCACCGACGATGCGGCGACGAATTCGCTGCTGCAGAGCCTTGCCGATGCGGTCACCAGCGAGGACCCGGATCGACTGTCCACGTATGCGCACAATTTGGGAAATACGAGCGGGCTGATTTCCCACGCCGAGACGACGGGATTCAACAAGTACTATGGTTGGTATTCCGCGTCGTCGAACGATTTCGCGCCGTGGGCGGACGGGCTACATAGCAGCCAGCCGTCGCGCACCATCGGGATCAGCGAATACGGCGCGGGGGCAAGCATCGTTCAACATGCGGAAAATCCGCCCAAGCCGGTCCCCGACTCCGATTGGCACCCCGAGGAGTACCAATCGATGTACCACGAGTCCCATTGGACGCAGATGGCCGCGCGTCCGTACATCTGGGGGACGTTCGTGTGGAACATGTTCGACTTCGCCGCCGACCAGCGCAGCGAGGGCGATACCTACGGGCGCAACGACAAGGGCCTGGTGACCTACGATCGCGCGACCCGCAAGGACGCGTTCTATTGGTACAAGGCCAATTGGACACCGTCCCCCTTCGTGTACATCACGAGCCGCCGCTGGACCGATCGCACCGCCGCAACGACGACCATCAAGGTCTACGGCACCGTCGACAGTGCACGCCTCACCGTCAACGGGAATGCCGTGGGCGGCGCGGTCACGTCGAGCAACCACGTGTACACCTGGGCGAACGTGACGCTTTCACCTGGGGCGAACGTGGTCGAGGTAACCGGTAACAAGGCCGGAGTTACCTATCGGGACACAGTCACGTGGCGGGTCGCTCCCTGA
- a CDS encoding multicopper oxidase family protein, with protein sequence MTRVLTLAGLVGASSLSGCSDATELRERPAARIKMNFDPKIVPNAPKRAPAYDPNRVFTNPLRIPEDATPEATPPADAPSPQGVATTWPPTSYRLSIRPMNVQMLPGAATPMVGFAGRFPGPTLRAERGIPTVVTQANDWTENVTIHNHGHKVSAESDGHPVDYIQPGRYKNYYYPNDQRAGTFWYHDHTMDLTGAHVYAGLAGFYIIHDKAEDVLNLPSGSYDVPLLLQDRTFGDNNELIYNGNPHGWGGPTPVINGTANPVLNVAARKYRLRLLNGCNARTLNLHFAVQGKPVPFQLIASDGGLLEAPVPMKAITVTPGERYDVVMDFTNFPVNTVMDLLNVDDPEIDPLLPAMMQFKVNRTEVDSATVPPKLSVIDRLQEKDAKAFGTVELGLSADGETWTLNGTTYDPARIDIRSKRDTVTIWTLKNATAFTHPFHKHLVQFTILDINGQPPPPELAGWKDTVGVPGNGTMRIIFKNEQFSGTYVLHCHRLEHEDHRMMIQESVEP encoded by the coding sequence ATGACACGAGTGTTGACGCTGGCGGGGCTCGTGGGAGCGAGCTCTCTCTCGGGGTGTTCCGACGCGACGGAGCTTCGCGAGCGCCCGGCCGCCCGCATCAAGATGAACTTCGACCCGAAAATCGTCCCGAACGCGCCCAAGCGCGCGCCGGCATACGATCCAAATCGTGTATTCACCAACCCCCTGCGTATCCCCGAGGACGCGACCCCCGAGGCGACGCCTCCCGCAGACGCGCCAAGTCCCCAGGGGGTCGCGACGACATGGCCGCCCACGTCCTACAGGCTATCGATACGTCCCATGAACGTGCAAATGCTGCCTGGGGCTGCCACCCCCATGGTGGGTTTCGCAGGGCGGTTTCCCGGGCCGACCCTCAGGGCGGAGCGCGGGATCCCGACGGTCGTCACGCAGGCCAATGACTGGACCGAAAACGTAACGATCCACAATCATGGGCACAAAGTCTCTGCCGAGAGCGACGGGCACCCCGTCGACTACATCCAGCCCGGGAGGTACAAAAACTATTACTACCCCAACGACCAACGCGCCGGCACCTTTTGGTACCACGACCATACCATGGACTTGACGGGCGCCCACGTCTACGCCGGCCTCGCGGGCTTTTACATCATCCACGACAAGGCCGAAGACGTCCTGAACCTGCCCTCCGGCTCCTACGACGTCCCGCTGCTCCTCCAGGACAGGACCTTCGGGGACAACAACGAGCTCATTTACAATGGCAACCCGCATGGCTGGGGAGGCCCCACGCCCGTCATCAACGGCACAGCCAACCCGGTATTGAACGTCGCCGCCCGCAAATACCGGCTCCGCCTCCTCAATGGGTGCAATGCGCGTACGCTCAACTTGCATTTCGCCGTCCAGGGAAAGCCGGTTCCCTTCCAGCTGATCGCCTCCGACGGCGGCTTGCTCGAGGCCCCCGTCCCCATGAAGGCCATCACCGTCACCCCTGGGGAGCGTTACGACGTCGTCATGGACTTCACGAACTTCCCCGTGAATACGGTGATGGATCTCCTGAACGTCGACGATCCCGAAATTGACCCGCTCTTGCCGGCGATGATGCAGTTCAAGGTCAACCGCACCGAGGTCGATAGTGCGACCGTTCCGCCCAAACTCTCCGTTATCGACCGCCTGCAAGAGAAAGATGCCAAGGCCTTTGGTACCGTCGAACTCGGCCTGAGCGCCGACGGTGAAACCTGGACGCTCAACGGCACCACCTACGATCCTGCCCGGATCGACATCCGGTCCAAGCGCGACACGGTCACCATTTGGACCTTGAAGAACGCTACCGCATTCACGCACCCCTTCCACAAGCACCTCGTGCAGTTCACCATCCTCGACATCAACGGCCAGCCGCCTCCCCCCGAGTTGGCCGGATGGAAGGACACGGTCGGAGTGCCTGGCAACGGCACGATGCGCATCATCTTCAAGAATGAGCAGTTCTCCGGGACATACGTGCTCCACTGCCACCGACTCGAGCACGAAGATCACCGGATGATGATCCAAGAGAGCGTGGAACCGTAA
- a CDS encoding peroxiredoxin family protein yields the protein MRLLEKACVIANAASITMLIVCIQFDKLPTSPSVMPIGTQAPRITLLDQDGKAVNVSVPGEPVLFVVFRGVWCAYCRSELARLAREVPRFAQTNVHVYGISGDPPDALLRDKERQQLPFPLLSDPERKLTHVCDFSMHCLLLFDGDGTLRWAGLNESWRRPPRYESVLQAAYRLAP from the coding sequence ATGCGCCTTCTCGAGAAGGCTTGCGTGATTGCAAATGCGGCAAGCATCACGATGTTAATCGTGTGCATCCAATTTGACAAGCTACCAACCAGCCCCTCGGTAATGCCGATCGGTACACAGGCGCCGCGGATCACGCTGCTGGACCAAGATGGCAAGGCCGTGAACGTAAGCGTACCGGGCGAACCCGTGTTGTTCGTCGTCTTTCGCGGCGTCTGGTGCGCCTACTGCCGCTCGGAGCTCGCGCGCCTCGCCCGCGAGGTTCCCCGCTTCGCGCAGACCAACGTTCATGTTTATGGCATCAGCGGAGACCCTCCCGATGCGCTCTTGCGGGACAAAGAGCGGCAACAACTGCCCTTCCCGCTGCTCTCCGACCCTGAACGCAAACTCACTCACGTGTGCGATTTTTCGATGCACTGCCTCTTACTCTTCGACGGAGATGGGACATTGCGCTGGGCGGGCCTCAACGAGAGCTGGCGCAGACCACCGCGCTACGAGAGCGTCCTGCAGGCGGCGTATCGCCTCGCCCCTTAG
- a CDS encoding beta-1,3-glucanase family protein, which translates to MMNRRSFLGGLSAAFACTSLSFSRQARAATTLPISIVNSTGRYANDAIWVYIVGTEAGTGRQLYSRGNGVATPIALSDNGPDGYTDYAIPLRSSGSTPLTLPNMAGRIYFAIGQKLKFRVVVAGDGRPGLQYPAGWVSGDPNYNILHDFLEFNFTTGGMYCNTTMVDQFSIPLSIQLDGARSQNTGSVVPGGRDRIFSGIAAQSAFSRLVVGDKLRVIAPGHGINAGIFSSTYFDGYVNDVWNKYAGTNLSVKINTTTYTGRVSGGSLVFDGGVRTFAKPSTRDIFFCNGALDAGGQPSGAVAAVLGAAFNRSTLRDYPSQPTTSASTFYQQAVTNHYSKVLHANTSNGKAYGFPFDDVVDFASYIQDEAPRSATFTLTGF; encoded by the coding sequence ATGATGAATCGAAGGTCATTTCTCGGCGGGCTGTCGGCCGCCTTCGCGTGCACGTCGCTTTCTTTCTCTCGCCAAGCGCGGGCGGCCACCACGCTTCCGATTTCCATCGTCAATAGCACCGGGCGGTATGCCAACGACGCGATATGGGTTTACATCGTAGGCACCGAGGCAGGAACTGGCCGACAGCTTTATTCACGAGGCAACGGCGTCGCGACGCCCATTGCGCTCTCCGACAATGGCCCCGATGGGTATACCGATTATGCGATACCGCTGCGAAGTTCCGGCAGCACACCGCTGACCTTGCCCAACATGGCCGGTCGCATTTACTTCGCCATCGGCCAAAAGCTGAAGTTCCGCGTGGTCGTCGCCGGCGACGGTCGTCCGGGCCTGCAGTATCCCGCGGGTTGGGTGTCAGGCGACCCGAATTACAACATTTTGCACGACTTTCTCGAGTTCAATTTCACCACCGGCGGCATGTACTGCAACACCACGATGGTGGATCAATTCAGCATTCCACTGTCGATCCAGCTCGACGGTGCGCGCAGCCAAAATACGGGGAGCGTCGTCCCTGGCGGGCGTGATCGCATCTTTTCGGGCATCGCAGCACAATCGGCGTTCTCCCGGCTGGTCGTCGGCGACAAGCTGCGTGTCATTGCACCGGGGCACGGCATCAATGCGGGAATCTTCTCGTCGACGTATTTCGATGGGTACGTCAACGACGTGTGGAACAAGTACGCCGGGACGAACCTATCGGTCAAAATCAACACCACGACCTACACCGGCCGCGTGAGCGGCGGTTCGCTCGTCTTCGATGGCGGCGTGCGCACCTTTGCCAAACCTTCGACCCGCGACATCTTCTTCTGCAACGGCGCATTGGACGCCGGCGGCCAGCCCAGTGGCGCCGTCGCTGCCGTATTGGGGGCAGCATTCAACCGGTCGACTTTGCGGGACTACCCCAGTCAGCCCACCACCAGCGCGTCCACGTTTTACCAGCAGGCGGTGACCAATCACTATTCGAAGGTCCTCCACGCCAACACGTCCAACGGAAAAGCGTACGGCTTCCCCTTCGACGACGTGGTCGACTTCGCGTCCTACATCCAGGACGAAGCACCGCGATCCGCCACATTCACCTTGACGGGGTTCTAG
- a CDS encoding MHS family MFS transporter: MTKSGFAKVVGAGVAGTTIEFYDFFVYGSAAAIVFNKVFFPNTEPLVGALLALTTYAMGFLARPVGGVIFGHFGDRFGRRRTLMVSLILMGAATVAIGLVPSYATIGMAAPILLTVLRLVQGLALGGEWGGAVFLIAEHGHDRHRGFWSSWPQTGGPLGNLVATGVLSLMSSTVTDAQFLEWGWRVPFLASALLVLVGLWLRHAVEESPIFVELQSKAKDTKKEHAPLRTVLARHKRAVLLAAMAAVGEKASYYTFSIFLLTYLTEVLHRPKQIGLTAVLIASAFQAAGMLLGGWASDVLGRRRINILLVVLLAAWAWIGLPRVDEGTFGAVLTVVLVGLVLHGLLTGAQSAFFAELFPSHVRYTGASLGYQLASVVGGSVVPLLGVALLRRYHSTAPIASLLLGTLVSTFLAFVLAGETRKYDLRTIAD; the protein is encoded by the coding sequence ATGACGAAATCCGGATTTGCCAAAGTCGTGGGGGCCGGCGTCGCCGGAACCACCATCGAGTTCTACGACTTCTTCGTCTATGGCTCGGCGGCGGCCATCGTCTTCAACAAGGTATTCTTTCCCAACACCGAGCCGCTGGTGGGCGCGTTGTTGGCGTTGACCACGTACGCAATGGGCTTTCTCGCGCGTCCGGTTGGCGGCGTCATTTTCGGCCACTTCGGCGATCGCTTTGGGCGGCGTCGCACCCTCATGGTGAGCTTGATCCTCATGGGCGCGGCCACCGTGGCTATAGGCCTGGTGCCGAGTTACGCGACCATCGGCATGGCCGCGCCCATTTTGCTGACGGTGTTGCGCCTCGTGCAGGGCCTCGCCCTCGGCGGCGAGTGGGGCGGTGCCGTGTTCCTCATTGCCGAACACGGACACGATAGGCATCGCGGCTTTTGGAGCAGCTGGCCGCAAACGGGCGGCCCGTTGGGCAATCTGGTGGCCACCGGCGTGTTGTCGCTCATGAGCAGCACGGTCACCGACGCGCAATTCCTCGAATGGGGTTGGCGCGTTCCCTTTCTCGCGTCCGCGCTGTTGGTCCTCGTGGGCCTTTGGCTGCGGCACGCCGTGGAAGAATCCCCCATTTTCGTCGAGCTCCAGAGCAAGGCCAAAGACACCAAAAAGGAGCACGCGCCGTTGCGCACCGTGCTCGCCCGCCACAAGCGCGCCGTGCTCCTTGCGGCCATGGCCGCCGTGGGCGAGAAGGCGAGCTACTACACCTTCAGCATCTTCCTTCTCACGTACTTGACCGAGGTGCTTCACCGCCCGAAGCAAATCGGACTCACCGCCGTGCTCATCGCCTCGGCTTTCCAGGCTGCGGGCATGTTGCTCGGCGGTTGGGCGAGCGACGTTCTGGGGCGTCGCCGTATCAATATCCTCCTGGTGGTGCTGCTCGCCGCGTGGGCGTGGATCGGACTGCCCCGTGTCGACGAGGGCACCTTCGGCGCGGTGCTCACCGTGGTTCTCGTCGGACTTGTCCTTCACGGCCTTTTGACCGGTGCCCAGTCGGCCTTTTTCGCGGAGCTGTTCCCCAGCCACGTGCGCTACACCGGAGCCTCGCTCGGCTACCAATTGGCATCGGTGGTCGGAGGCTCGGTGGTGCCGCTGCTCGGCGTGGCGTTGCTACGGCGCTACCATTCGACGGCGCCCATTGCGTCGCTGCTCCTGGGCACACTCGTCTCGACATTTCTCGCCTTCGTATTGGCAGGCGAGACACGCAAGTACGATTTGCGAACGATTGCTGACTGA